A DNA window from Acetilactobacillus jinshanensis contains the following coding sequences:
- the dnaB gene encoding replicative DNA helicase codes for MNNDALIAKTPPHDNNAEQAVLGAVFLDNTTLADVMEYVKPSDFYAKAHQYIFAAMVDLSDRNQAIDAITMPDLLKAKHQLSAVGGYKYIAKLAESVPTAANVTYYAKIVRDKSISRRLIRAANEIAQDGYEQQGNVEEQLDNAESRILNVSQEQDTKGLTSIHDIINTAYTHINQLSKDRSDVTGLATGYPAIDKLTTGFHKGEFIIVAARPAMGKTTFALNVAQNVATTTGDTVAIFSLEMGAESLVDRMICAQGNIKANHLRTGQLSHDDWTNIVAAVGSLSKDNIYIDDTPGINISSILARSRRLAEEKKNLSLIVVDYLQLVEGNDKESRQQEVSEVSRQLKKLAKELNVPVLALSQLSRSVEQREDKRPVLSDIRESGSIEQDADIVSFLYRKDYYERDKDVGNPKNPNPKPKTGNDASDTEFIIEKNRSGPRGTVHLMFLKAYNKFSSIIAKPVNPPVNPNGKF; via the coding sequence ATGAATAACGATGCGTTGATTGCTAAGACACCGCCTCATGATAATAATGCCGAACAGGCCGTACTGGGTGCTGTTTTCTTAGATAACACGACTTTAGCGGACGTCATGGAGTACGTAAAACCCAGTGACTTTTATGCTAAAGCTCACCAGTACATTTTTGCTGCAATGGTCGACCTAAGTGACCGTAATCAAGCGATTGATGCGATCACGATGCCCGATTTATTAAAGGCTAAGCATCAATTATCCGCTGTGGGTGGATATAAATACATTGCTAAACTTGCTGAATCGGTCCCGACTGCCGCTAACGTAACGTATTACGCTAAAATCGTTCGTGATAAGTCAATTTCGAGACGACTGATCAGAGCCGCTAACGAAATCGCTCAGGACGGTTATGAACAACAAGGTAACGTTGAAGAACAATTGGATAATGCCGAGAGCCGGATTTTAAACGTTTCTCAGGAACAGGATACCAAAGGGTTAACTAGTATCCATGACATTATTAATACGGCGTATACCCACATTAATCAGTTGTCGAAAGACCGAAGCGACGTTACCGGACTTGCAACCGGCTATCCAGCGATTGATAAACTAACGACCGGCTTTCATAAGGGTGAATTTATTATCGTGGCCGCTCGACCGGCCATGGGTAAAACGACGTTTGCCCTGAACGTTGCCCAAAACGTTGCAACGACGACTGGTGATACCGTGGCCATCTTCAGTTTAGAAATGGGTGCCGAATCGTTAGTTGATCGAATGATCTGTGCTCAGGGTAATATTAAGGCCAATCATTTAAGGACTGGTCAGTTGTCTCATGATGACTGGACTAATATTGTTGCTGCGGTGGGTAGTTTATCGAAAGATAATATCTATATCGATGACACTCCAGGGATCAACATTTCTTCGATCTTAGCTCGTTCCCGTCGATTAGCCGAAGAAAAGAAGAACTTGAGTTTGATCGTGGTCGATTACCTGCAACTAGTTGAAGGTAACGATAAGGAAAGCCGTCAGCAAGAAGTTTCTGAAGTTTCTCGTCAATTAAAGAAGTTAGCTAAGGAGCTAAATGTCCCGGTATTAGCACTTTCGCAATTATCGCGAAGCGTTGAACAACGAGAGGATAAACGTCCGGTTTTAAGTGATATTCGTGAATCCGGATCCATTGAACAGGATGCCGATATTGTATCGTTCTTATACCGGAAGGATTATTACGAACGTGATAAAGACGTCGGTAATCCCAAGAATCCGAATCCAAAGCCCAAGACTGGCAACGACGCCAGTGATACGGAATTCATTATTGAAAAGAACCGATCGGGTCCGCGAGGCACTGTTCATCTGATGTTCTTAAAGGCTTATAACAAGTTCTCTTCAATTATCGCTAAGCCGGTTAATCCGCCCGTTAACCCAAACGGGAAGTTTTAG
- the walK gene encoding cell wall metabolism sensor histidine kinase WalK: MNSHIKFFHSIHFKIALVFALILLISLEVVGAVFVSQLEKKNVAQYERQVQLPTYVERSITTQLGRSDQKKANRKIHMLLSDTSNNSSNQVQVIDTKGTIRGTNQIDNKSIVGQKTTDHDVKDALYHGKNVNKTTYNSQNATRYYTAVVPLIRSQNNNTVGAVYIRASLNPVYKTIDSITFIYLLAALITILIGLLVAIVISRAITRPIDEMKKQTIQIAHGDYSGHVHVYGKDELGQLAEAVNNLSVKVRESQESTESERRQLDSVLTHMNDGVLATDRWGRVTISNSKALDFLNLQSENVIGHPILQVLGVAKKYSLRRLFEHPHEIQVDLSNHDRELILHAHFSLVQRNSGFISGLVCVLHDVTEQEKIDEDRKRFVSNVSHELRTPLTSVHAYLETLIAGAWKDKDVAPHFLQVAQDETDRMIRMVRNLLTLSRMDSGRQKMNPELTNLNELFNHILKHYKLMIKNGDQIEPNLKVNNNYHIVENFTSRTLWVELDPDRFTQVIDNIMNNALKYSPSGGTITCSLYDSNNRVMLSIADQGIGIPRDAQDHIFDRFYRVDKSRTRASGGTGLGLSICKDIVEALGGSIWVESTEGHGSTFYISLPYEPMKENLWDARN; the protein is encoded by the coding sequence TTGAATAGTCACATTAAATTCTTTCACTCGATTCACTTTAAAATTGCGCTGGTCTTTGCACTGATCCTTTTAATTTCACTAGAAGTCGTGGGCGCCGTATTCGTTAGCCAGTTGGAGAAAAAGAACGTGGCTCAGTATGAGCGTCAGGTTCAGTTACCGACGTATGTCGAGCGATCCATTACGACTCAGTTAGGCCGTAGTGATCAAAAGAAAGCTAATCGAAAAATTCATATGCTGTTATCCGACACCAGTAATAACAGCTCAAATCAAGTTCAAGTCATTGATACCAAAGGTACCATTCGAGGTACTAATCAGATTGATAATAAGAGCATCGTCGGTCAAAAAACGACTGACCATGACGTTAAAGACGCTCTATATCACGGTAAGAACGTTAATAAGACGACATATAACAGTCAAAACGCGACCCGTTATTACACGGCCGTCGTTCCGTTAATCAGAAGTCAAAATAATAACACGGTTGGTGCGGTCTACATCAGGGCTAGTTTAAATCCAGTCTACAAGACGATTGATAGTATCACCTTTATCTATCTGTTGGCTGCCTTAATCACCATTTTGATCGGATTATTAGTTGCGATCGTAATCTCAAGAGCGATTACCCGACCGATTGACGAAATGAAGAAGCAAACGATTCAGATTGCCCACGGTGATTATTCCGGGCATGTCCATGTCTACGGCAAGGATGAATTGGGACAGCTAGCGGAAGCCGTTAATAACCTATCCGTTAAGGTCCGTGAATCTCAGGAATCAACCGAATCGGAACGTCGTCAATTAGATTCCGTCTTAACTCATATGAACGATGGGGTCTTAGCTACTGACCGTTGGGGTCGGGTTACGATTTCCAATTCAAAGGCCCTCGATTTCTTGAACCTACAGAGTGAAAACGTGATTGGGCACCCGATTTTACAGGTCTTGGGTGTTGCTAAGAAGTATTCGTTACGGCGATTATTTGAACATCCGCATGAGATTCAGGTTGATTTATCGAATCATGACCGTGAATTAATTTTGCACGCTCATTTTTCACTCGTTCAGCGTAATTCGGGCTTCATCAGTGGTTTAGTCTGTGTTCTGCATGATGTTACTGAGCAGGAAAAGATTGATGAAGACCGGAAGCGTTTCGTTTCCAACGTTTCTCATGAATTGAGAACGCCGTTAACCAGTGTCCATGCTTATCTGGAAACCTTAATCGCGGGCGCCTGGAAAGATAAGGACGTTGCTCCGCATTTCTTACAGGTCGCTCAGGACGAAACGGATCGAATGATCCGAATGGTCCGTAACCTGTTGACCCTATCCAGAATGGATTCTGGTCGGCAAAAGATGAACCCGGAATTAACGAATTTGAATGAATTATTTAATCACATCCTTAAACACTACAAGTTAATGATTAAGAACGGTGATCAAATCGAACCAAATCTAAAGGTCAATAATAATTATCATATCGTCGAGAACTTTACTAGTCGAACGTTATGGGTCGAATTGGATCCTGATCGTTTTACTCAGGTAATCGATAACATCATGAATAACGCGTTAAAGTATTCGCCGTCTGGTGGTACCATCACGTGTTCGCTATATGATTCCAACAATCGAGTCATGCTTAGCATCGCCGATCAAGGAATCGGGATTCCACGTGACGCTCAGGATCATATCTTTGACCGCTTTTACCGAGTTGATAAGTCCAGGACCCGTGCTAGTGGTGGTACCGGTTTAGGTCTATCAATTTGTAAAGACATCGTTGAAGCTCTCGGTGGCAGTATTTGGGTCGAAAGCACCGAAGGTCACGGTTCAACCTTCTACATTTCATTACCTTATGAACCAATGAAGGAGAATTTATGGGATGCACGTAATTAA
- a CDS encoding two-component system regulatory protein YycI, which yields MDFKRIQIIFLITFVIIDVFLFSLFHRNQSIQTENLTNGNQSSIVEEMRNDQITFNHRLSTKSGQGYYLAAKPSNDLHSKMAELSSNQDVHYSNRKINSQFKHPVPVNTKHPEKTIDQKLNNPTFLIHGDQYRYSRNLSNRNTLVYVQKAPKNANQDSIYSNSARVRFHVAGGLLTSYTQGYVSNVKTLREKSETISAERALTWLYQYNNIPDNTKIEWCHFAYTKLLSVKGNNIYIPTWVVALRSSNSSAIQYRYINAFNGSIISSVKNKDLNNTSAD from the coding sequence GTGGATTTTAAACGCATTCAAATTATTTTCTTAATAACCTTTGTGATTATCGATGTCTTCTTGTTCTCCCTGTTTCACCGTAACCAGAGTATCCAGACTGAGAACCTGACGAATGGTAATCAGTCCAGTATCGTTGAAGAGATGCGGAACGATCAAATTACGTTTAATCATCGGTTATCAACTAAGTCTGGACAAGGTTATTATTTAGCGGCTAAGCCTTCAAATGATCTTCATTCGAAGATGGCTGAATTATCATCTAATCAGGATGTCCATTATTCTAACCGTAAAATTAACAGTCAATTTAAGCATCCAGTACCGGTTAATACTAAACATCCGGAAAAGACGATTGACCAAAAGCTAAATAACCCGACGTTCCTGATCCATGGTGACCAGTATCGTTATAGTCGTAACCTATCGAACCGTAATACGTTGGTATACGTTCAGAAGGCGCCTAAAAACGCCAATCAAGATTCAATCTATTCAAACTCCGCTCGAGTTCGTTTCCACGTTGCGGGTGGCCTACTAACGAGTTACACGCAGGGCTATGTATCAAACGTTAAGACACTGCGTGAAAAGTCAGAAACCATTTCAGCCGAACGAGCATTAACCTGGTTATATCAGTACAACAACATCCCTGATAACACCAAGATCGAGTGGTGTCACTTTGCTTACACCAAACTATTATCTGTTAAAGGGAATAACATTTACATCCCAACTTGGGTTGTTGCCTTACGGTCCAGTAACTCGTCGGCTATACAGTACCGTTACATTAACGCGTTTAACGGCTCGATCATTAGTTCTGTTAAAAACAAAGATTTAAATAACACGTCGGCAGATTAG
- a CDS encoding helix-turn-helix domain-containing protein gives MKLSKTLYKYRKAHHLTQQQLAQKLHVSRKTISNWENGRSEPSFEILKTLSHLYNVSTDELLEVSNVKVKSDNDNITCKQAWIKFFKNIFRLKGKASRKEYMYIMVPMTIISFLVVFILDPFLLAKDFKLQAENTVNYDELIMTLVGFAIVFVIMTLIEIVLYCLVARRNHDIGLSSWVALLLFVPQLGTFYQLIIMFVPTNYFKSKK, from the coding sequence ATGAAATTATCCAAGACGTTATATAAATATCGAAAGGCTCATCACCTTACTCAGCAACAGTTAGCCCAAAAGCTCCACGTTTCTAGAAAGACGATCTCAAACTGGGAAAACGGTCGTAGTGAACCTAGTTTTGAGATTCTAAAAACGTTAAGTCACTTATATAACGTATCAACAGACGAGTTACTAGAAGTGTCAAATGTTAAGGTTAAAAGTGATAATGATAACATTACGTGTAAACAAGCCTGGATTAAGTTCTTCAAAAATATATTCAGACTAAAAGGCAAAGCTTCTCGTAAAGAATATATGTATATCATGGTACCGATGACCATCATTAGTTTCTTAGTTGTATTTATTTTAGACCCGTTCTTATTAGCTAAAGATTTTAAATTACAAGCTGAAAATACTGTTAATTATGACGAACTAATAATGACGTTGGTTGGATTCGCGATTGTATTTGTTATTATGACGTTGATCGAAATTGTTCTCTATTGTCTAGTTGCTCGACGTAATCACGATATTGGCCTAAGTAGTTGGGTCGCATTATTGTTATTTGTTCCGCAGTTAGGAACATTTTATCAGCTAATCATCATGTTTGTGCCAACAAATTACTTTAAATCAAAAAAGTAA
- a CDS encoding SDR family NAD(P)-dependent oxidoreductase: MKKQTWLVTGCHTGFGKNLAIFLAQHKDVNLVATARKPESQLNFLDQYDHGQIKKAKLDVTKHDQVVSTVKLVKQAFGGVDVLVNNAGLGYFGTFEESNWKEAHYIFDVDVWGLCDMTRNVLPMMRAQKHGTIVNFSSICGLTGFLSCAYYDGAKHAVEGITKTLAKEVKHLGIKCLLIEPSGFRTDWGGRSSEKTVTKFADYKPVEQAINYMKEHGSDNTPGDPMRAAKIIYDQVTNHWDTLPLHMPLGKAASDEAIAEMENNLKEFKQTRKTSISADHR, translated from the coding sequence ATGAAAAAGCAAACGTGGTTAGTTACCGGTTGTCACACCGGCTTTGGTAAAAATCTAGCCATTTTTCTGGCTCAACATAAAGACGTTAATTTAGTTGCGACCGCTCGTAAACCGGAAAGTCAATTAAACTTTTTAGATCAATACGATCATGGCCAAATTAAGAAAGCTAAATTAGACGTTACTAAGCATGATCAAGTTGTCAGCACCGTTAAGTTGGTTAAACAAGCTTTTGGTGGCGTTGATGTCTTAGTCAACAACGCTGGTTTAGGTTACTTCGGAACCTTCGAAGAAAGTAACTGGAAAGAAGCTCACTATATCTTTGACGTTGACGTATGGGGCTTATGTGATATGACCCGGAACGTCTTACCAATGATGCGTGCCCAAAAGCATGGGACCATCGTTAACTTTTCGTCAATCTGTGGGTTGACCGGCTTCTTGTCATGTGCTTACTATGACGGTGCCAAACACGCTGTAGAAGGCATTACCAAGACGCTTGCTAAAGAAGTTAAACATCTGGGTATTAAATGTTTATTAATCGAACCAAGTGGCTTCAGAACCGATTGGGGTGGCCGTTCATCCGAAAAGACGGTTACGAAATTCGCTGATTATAAACCAGTTGAACAGGCCATTAATTATATGAAAGAACACGGTTCAGATAATACTCCTGGTGACCCAATGCGTGCCGCTAAGATCATTTATGATCAGGTTACAAATCATTGGGATACTTTACCTTTACATATGCCATTAGGTAAAGCCGCTTCGGATGAAGCCATCGCTGAAATGGAGAATAATTTAAAGGAATTCAAACAGACCCGTAAGACTTCAATCTCTGCGGATCATCGTTAA
- the rlmH gene encoding 23S rRNA (pseudouridine(1915)-N(3))-methyltransferase RlmH: MNIKMISVGKLKFKWFKQGVAEYKKRCSRFCNFKTVIVKSEPEPEPLSKGQAEQIMDKEGTRILKKIKPKEYVFALAIKGKQLTSVQFAHEIQRLATYGHPDITFVIGGSLGLASKVLKRSDAQISFGKFTYPHELMRTVLAEQIYRAFMINSGTPYNK; this comes from the coding sequence ATGAACATTAAAATGATTTCCGTCGGCAAGCTTAAATTCAAGTGGTTTAAACAGGGTGTTGCCGAATACAAAAAACGTTGTTCACGTTTCTGTAACTTCAAGACCGTGATCGTTAAGTCAGAGCCGGAACCTGAACCGTTAAGTAAGGGTCAAGCTGAACAGATCATGGATAAAGAAGGCACCCGAATCCTTAAGAAGATCAAACCGAAAGAGTACGTGTTTGCCTTAGCCATCAAGGGTAAGCAACTAACATCAGTGCAATTTGCTCATGAAATTCAACGTTTAGCTACCTATGGTCACCCAGATATAACTTTTGTGATCGGTGGTTCGTTAGGTTTAGCTTCAAAAGTGTTGAAACGTTCTGATGCCCAAATCTCGTTTGGTAAATTTACCTATCCGCACGAATTGATGCGGACAGTCCTGGCGGAACAGATTTACCGAGCTTTTATGATTAATTCAGGAACACCATATAATAAGTAA
- a CDS encoding S1C family serine protease, translating to MKPIHKIIAIAVVAGALGGLVTYGGISYFVNDTNPITQETAVPKGSNKGGTAKVNNVKVNVQTQSEQAFQSVKNDVVSVINLKKGNNNQNPLAQLFGDQDRNRKTLQTNSEGSGVIYKVHNGSAYVVTNNHVIAGSNQIEVLMSNGKRMQAKLVGHDKVTDLAVLKINANQVHQVATFGNSNNIKVGETALAIGSPLGSSYASSLTQGIISAKKREVPRVSSNGMSFGDANVIQTDTAINPGNSGGPLINLGGQVIGINSMKMASDGQGATIEGMGFAIPSNEVTRVINQIVKHGRVIRPRLGILYTDLANISAKQRQSVLKLPKNVNQGSVIMDVKPGSAAQKAGLKKYDVITKMAGQQIHGLAQLRDILYAHKIGQRISITYYQGGHVHQTTVKLVP from the coding sequence ATGAAACCAATTCATAAAATAATCGCAATTGCCGTAGTCGCTGGAGCCCTTGGTGGCTTAGTTACCTATGGCGGGATTTCCTATTTTGTCAACGACACCAATCCCATTACACAGGAAACGGCAGTTCCTAAGGGATCTAATAAAGGCGGCACGGCAAAGGTTAATAACGTTAAAGTCAACGTGCAGACCCAGTCTGAACAGGCTTTCCAATCGGTTAAAAACGACGTGGTTTCCGTTATTAACTTGAAAAAAGGGAATAATAATCAGAATCCGTTAGCCCAGTTATTTGGCGATCAGGATCGCAATCGAAAAACGCTTCAAACCAATAGTGAGGGTTCCGGTGTCATCTATAAGGTTCACAACGGTTCCGCTTACGTTGTCACGAATAACCACGTGATTGCTGGGTCTAATCAGATTGAAGTCCTGATGAGCAACGGTAAACGGATGCAAGCTAAATTGGTTGGTCACGATAAAGTTACTGATTTAGCCGTTTTAAAGATCAACGCTAATCAGGTGCATCAGGTTGCTACGTTCGGTAATTCCAATAACATTAAAGTCGGTGAAACGGCATTGGCAATCGGGTCACCGTTGGGTTCGTCCTATGCCTCATCATTAACTCAAGGAATCATTTCCGCTAAGAAACGTGAAGTACCCAGGGTTAGTAGTAATGGAATGTCATTTGGTGACGCCAACGTAATTCAAACGGATACGGCCATTAACCCTGGTAATTCAGGTGGTCCGCTGATTAACCTTGGCGGTCAGGTCATTGGCATTAATTCGATGAAGATGGCGTCTGATGGTCAGGGCGCCACGATTGAAGGGATGGGCTTTGCCATTCCAAGTAACGAAGTTACTAGAGTTATTAATCAGATCGTTAAGCACGGTCGAGTAATCAGACCCAGACTTGGAATCCTGTACACTGATCTTGCAAATATTTCTGCTAAACAGCGGCAAAGTGTTCTTAAGTTGCCGAAAAACGTTAATCAGGGATCAGTGATCATGGATGTTAAACCTGGCTCAGCGGCTCAAAAAGCTGGCCTTAAGAAGTACGATGTGATCACTAAGATGGCTGGTCAGCAGATCCACGGTTTAGCACAGTTGCGAGATATCCTGTATGCTCATAAGATTGGCCAGCGAATCTCAATCACCTATTACCAAGGTGGTCACGTTCACCAGACAACCGTGAAATTAGTTCCATAA
- the yycH gene encoding two-component system activity regulator YycH, which yields MHVIKKYGLTVALTVVVVISLILSIILWSNPSYEHTKRNNTSSSNTSVVSKPLSYTYLPTQAIHTDHNGHQWIIADPDANVVSEFIKKLNGGTRMIKLTDHSTRNYIKHLNRRRSIILNYQNDVTTPIFNSVAKGGFSKLPTRQFNRIVLPLNGTKYMYLLRDRGNVVYRVKMDHRIHGINSIIKKPLQKIPVQIRSNYGRPVVTYPRAVVMPQYEYLINKQTQNYYIMRLLSGNHNIVRTRKKNRVVYSNESNRQLIFGHDKNATYVNDRPTRVHGDFNQSLYNSYHNLLALNLPLNGVHYFDYNPDTHTILYRGFVESFPIFNPTHFGTISMQSIDGELRYNYSLYSLQIPIPNDRRKLKLPDTRQVLNNLKMRGYKLRDVQAIEIGYEWQNAKTSKILANLTPTWFIKYNGHWLNYDQLGLAQ from the coding sequence ATGCACGTAATTAAGAAATACGGCTTAACGGTTGCGCTTACGGTAGTCGTTGTCATTAGTCTAATCCTTTCGATCATCCTGTGGTCGAACCCTTCTTACGAACATACGAAACGCAATAACACCAGCAGCTCCAACACCAGTGTGGTAAGTAAGCCGTTATCTTACACGTATTTACCTACTCAGGCTATCCACACTGATCATAATGGTCACCAATGGATCATTGCTGATCCCGATGCGAACGTCGTCTCTGAATTCATTAAGAAACTTAACGGTGGGACCCGAATGATAAAATTAACGGATCATTCCACCCGTAATTACATTAAGCACTTGAATCGTCGACGTTCGATCATTTTAAATTATCAAAATGACGTTACGACACCCATCTTTAATTCAGTCGCTAAGGGTGGCTTTAGTAAGTTACCGACCCGTCAGTTTAACCGGATCGTATTACCATTAAACGGTACTAAATATATGTATCTGCTACGTGATCGAGGTAACGTTGTTTACCGAGTCAAAATGGATCATCGGATTCATGGCATTAATTCGATCATTAAAAAGCCGCTCCAGAAGATTCCAGTTCAAATCAGATCTAATTATGGGCGACCAGTAGTTACCTACCCTAGAGCCGTCGTAATGCCACAATATGAATATTTAATTAATAAACAGACGCAAAATTACTACATTATGCGATTATTAAGCGGTAACCATAACATCGTCAGGACGCGTAAGAAGAACCGAGTTGTGTACAGCAACGAGTCCAACCGACAATTAATTTTCGGTCATGATAAGAACGCTACCTACGTTAATGATCGGCCAACCCGTGTTCACGGTGATTTTAACCAGAGTTTGTATAATTCCTATCACAACTTGCTGGCATTGAACTTACCGTTGAACGGGGTCCACTACTTCGATTACAATCCGGATACGCACACGATCCTTTATCGTGGCTTTGTTGAAAGTTTTCCGATCTTCAACCCAACTCACTTCGGGACCATTAGTATGCAATCGATCGATGGTGAATTACGGTATAATTATTCCTTGTATTCACTTCAGATTCCAATTCCGAACGACCGCAGGAAATTAAAGTTACCCGATACTCGACAGGTCTTGAATAACCTAAAAATGCGTGGTTATAAGCTGCGTGACGTTCAGGCGATTGAAATTGGTTATGAATGGCAGAATGCTAAGACGTCTAAAATCTTGGCTAATTTAACACCAACGTGGTTTATTAAGTATAACGGTCACTGGCTTAACTATGATCAGTTAGGTCTTGCTCAATAA
- a CDS encoding MBL fold metallo-hydrolase yields MFFKGAMKICLLSSGSGGNSTYIQTAHHQVLLDAGLSGVKIRHLLHLIHRDPRQIDMLLVSHEHSDHSKGVGILARKYHNIKVFANQKTWDAMAPKIGFVDPSQRRIFPEGKTMSFGDLDIQSFGTSHDAADSQYYKVTCRGKSFAMITDAGYVSRHIQKLIMNCEAFAMESNYDTEMLRHGPYSWPLKRRILSDVGHLSNDQTADILLNVIGNKTKYVFLAHRSHNNNTMELAHDTVANVLMRNGLPVGRDFKLYDTDVEMPTPLVTI; encoded by the coding sequence ATGTTTTTCAAAGGTGCTATGAAAATTTGTTTACTTTCGAGTGGCAGTGGTGGTAATTCCACCTATATTCAGACGGCACATCATCAGGTGCTGTTAGACGCCGGCTTAAGTGGAGTTAAGATTAGACACCTGCTCCATTTAATTCATCGGGATCCCCGTCAGATCGATATGTTGCTGGTTAGTCATGAACATAGCGATCATTCCAAAGGGGTCGGCATCCTGGCCCGTAAGTATCACAACATCAAAGTATTCGCTAACCAGAAGACGTGGGATGCTATGGCACCGAAAATTGGTTTCGTTGATCCAAGTCAGCGTCGCATTTTTCCTGAAGGTAAAACGATGAGTTTTGGTGATCTTGATATTCAAAGTTTTGGCACGTCACATGATGCCGCTGATTCGCAGTACTATAAAGTTACCTGTCGTGGCAAAAGCTTTGCAATGATTACCGATGCTGGTTACGTATCACGCCATATTCAAAAGCTGATTATGAACTGTGAAGCCTTCGCGATGGAAAGTAATTATGATACGGAAATGTTGCGGCATGGACCTTATTCATGGCCGTTAAAGCGACGGATTTTAAGTGATGTTGGACATTTATCCAATGATCAAACGGCTGATATTTTATTGAACGTGATCGGCAACAAAACCAAATACGTCTTTTTGGCTCATCGAAGCCATAATAATAACACGATGGAGCTAGCTCACGATACCGTTGCGAACGTCTTAATGCGCAATGGTTTACCAGTTGGTCGTGATTTTAAACTCTATGATACGGACGTTGAAATGCCCACGCCGTTAGTAACGATATAG
- the yycF gene encoding response regulator YycF encodes MAKILVVDDEKPITDIEKFNLEKECYQVSVAYDGEEALKKVKAENPDLIILDLMLPKIDGLEVAREVRKTYDMPIIMVTAKDSELDKVLGLEIGADDYVTKPFSNRELVARVKANLRRQRTNNRHAKKEDHGEKDIKVGDLVIHPQSYSVTKKGKTIDLTHREFELLHYLAEHIGQVMTREHLLQTVWGYDYFGDVRTVDVTVRRLREKIEDDPSHPIYLVTRRGVGYYLKDSNQAN; translated from the coding sequence ATGGCAAAAATATTAGTTGTTGATGATGAAAAACCGATTACTGATATCGAAAAATTTAACTTAGAAAAAGAATGTTACCAGGTTTCCGTCGCTTACGATGGTGAAGAAGCTTTAAAGAAAGTTAAAGCCGAAAATCCTGATCTGATTATCTTAGATCTAATGCTACCCAAGATTGATGGATTAGAAGTAGCCCGTGAAGTTCGAAAGACTTATGACATGCCAATTATCATGGTTACCGCCAAGGATTCTGAATTAGATAAGGTCTTAGGCCTAGAAATCGGTGCCGATGACTACGTTACCAAGCCATTTTCTAACCGTGAATTAGTTGCCCGTGTTAAGGCTAACCTTCGTCGTCAGCGAACCAATAATCGTCACGCGAAGAAGGAAGATCACGGTGAAAAGGACATTAAAGTCGGTGATTTGGTAATTCATCCGCAGTCCTATTCCGTCACCAAAAAGGGTAAGACGATCGATTTAACCCATCGTGAATTCGAATTATTACATTATTTAGCTGAACATATTGGCCAGGTTATGACCCGTGAACACCTGTTACAGACCGTTTGGGGCTATGACTACTTTGGTGACGTTCGAACTGTCGACGTTACCGTTCGTCGTTTAAGAGAAAAGATCGAAGACGACCCAAGTCACCCGATTTATTTAGTTACCCGTCGTGGCGTTGGTTATTATCTTAAAGATTCCAATCAGGCTAACTAA
- a CDS encoding O-acetyl-ADP-ribose deacetylase: protein MAQLKIIKGDITKVHVDAIVNAANERLAGGGGVDGAIHRAAGMQQLNAACKKLHGCPTGKAKVTSGFNLPAKYIIHTVGPIWHGGNHREPKLLSNCYRNSLQQAVNYHCKTIAFPSISTGVYGYPLGKAAKITVNVIKQFPIQLTVTMVCFDDNTYRAYVHAAQQH, encoded by the coding sequence ATGGCACAACTAAAAATCATCAAAGGCGACATCACCAAAGTTCACGTTGACGCAATCGTTAATGCGGCTAATGAACGACTTGCCGGCGGTGGCGGTGTCGATGGTGCAATTCATCGGGCTGCCGGAATGCAGCAGTTAAATGCTGCATGTAAGAAACTTCACGGTTGTCCAACGGGTAAAGCTAAGGTAACGTCTGGTTTCAACCTACCAGCGAAGTACATTATCCATACTGTTGGACCCATCTGGCACGGTGGTAATCATCGCGAACCCAAACTGTTAAGTAACTGTTACCGTAACAGTTTACAACAAGCCGTTAACTATCACTGTAAGACCATAGCTTTTCCATCCATAAGTACTGGAGTCTATGGCTATCCACTAGGTAAAGCTGCTAAAATTACTGTTAATGTTATCAAACAGTTCCCTATACAGTTAACGGTAACAATGGTCTGCTTTGATGACAATACCTACCGAGCATACGTTCATGCTGCCCAGCAACATTAA